Genomic window (Lycium barbarum isolate Lr01 chromosome 2, ASM1917538v2, whole genome shotgun sequence):
tatttattcttctatatatattttttaagggGTAGTCGTAAACTAGTAGTAAtattaattgttatttttttGGCAGGTGGGGTAAGGGTCAAAGAGGAAGTTGAGGAACTGAAATTGTTTAAAAGGGTGGTGTAAACTACAAGGTTGGATCAAATAATGTCACACGAAGCTTCCAATTGCTCATAATTAGTCCAAATCATAGACTAATTAATTTACTTCTAGGGTCAATGAGAATCAAAATAAAAAGGCCAGAATAAAGGTTATGAAAGTAGTTGTCAAAGTCATTCACACTAAACAAATTTTGCAGCAAGAAAATATATTTGGGTATTTTCTTGCAGTCACTTGAGACAAACTTCGAGTCTAGAACATAAACCAGCGTTATGAGAAAACTTGTGCATTATTTATAATTGGATTTAACTTATACTCCATAGTACATAATGataattgtaatttttttttacattatttagtTAATTTTTAATTTGTAATAATAAATTAGTTATTATTTTTACCAGGTGATCAATGTTTATCATAAAGATTCTTTTGTAACctgattgtgtaaatattttttatatcgTTGGTTAGGAGCGGAACTAAAGTTCTAGCTACGAGTTCAGCAAAATGCAGTAACTTCGATCAAAACCTCATTTACTTAATATGTACAAATGAATTTATCCAGAAcccaataattttttatttttttaaaaaaacattaaaCCTATAAACTCAAAGCTTTCAATCCGCCTTTGTCATCGATATATAAAACTTAAAATTGTTTATAATTACGTCAAATGAAGCTTCCAATGGCTCATGACTAGTCCAACCATAGGCTTATTTACTTGTGGATCAATGAAATATCAATAAACAAATGTCGAATTTGAATTACGGTCAATCTGACCAAAGAAGATGAAAGTACTtatttaataattataaaaaCCATTGTTCTAGAGAAAAAGTAATACTAATAAAACCCATTGAAGTTAAACAAAGGTACCTACCTGCAGCCAATTGAGACAAACATAGAGTCCAGAATATACATAAGCCAAGATTTTCAACTAAATCCTTCATTCCCCATTGATTATCTTCTATGAAATTTATCTCTATGCCTTATTTCCCAATTTCTACgatttttttcttcaactttaTTTTTCAATAAACCTCAACCTAGAAAATTCATAGACACTCATTTGTTGCACGTCAATTAATATATTATAATTAAGTGTTGAATTGGAGTgaggagatatatatatatatgtatgtatgtatgtatattaatgAACCATGGGTTCTAGTAATAAAGTTTACaaaaaaagaaacataaaattTTTCACTGATTTAATAGAAACATCGAGCGTAAGTTAATTTTTCTCACCTCAAAAATTCTTCCATGACCGATTAAAATTTGAACAGAAGAAATAACCCCACAAAGATTTCATTCCTTTTATTTACCTATGGCTTGTGTTATATTATACCAATCTCAAGTAAAGAAAAGACTATACATAATATATCTAGAAATTGAAAAGGTTCAAATATACCTTACCTTGAAGTATTCATGAATTATCTTATTTTTGTCTTCCGTTTGCCTATCCATTCATGTTAGTTCTATCGTTATCTTTCATCTCAACTATGTCCTTTGTTATCTTTCATCTCAAATATGTCATTTATCTACCTTGACTTTGATATTTGTCATGACAGAGCCTCGTAAACAAACACAAGATCCAAATTTGTCCATAaactaataaattatttataTTCCAAACAATTGAAATGTTCAAATATAACTTTGAATAACTAAAAGAAAAGGTCAAAATATAATCTCACATGACTTTCACCATATGAACCAAATTAAACTCATTTTTCCCGGTAAAAAATCGTTAGTTGGAGGGTTATACTTGAAACAAAAAATAGCGGTAAAAACATTTATGAACCGACAGATAAATAAAAGATAACTATAAAACAAATTACGTACAAAATATTAGCGGTATTATTTTGACCTTTTCTCTTAtatataattaataataataatatcaaaatGCTCCCATGACTCCACGAAGACTATCAACCGCTAAACCCGCCGTTTGAAATAAAGAATCCCAATATCTCCACTTTCACTGAATTTCCTGTCAAATAAGGCATCGTTTTGTATACCCTCCAACTAAATTTTATAGTAGTTTGTTTTGTTTAAAGTTATAAATTTATACTCCCTTCATCTCAAATTATCTATCGTGATTACTAAAAATAATTTTctcaaattatttttcattttagaAATTTAAGACACgattaattattttttcctccATTTTACTGTTAGTAGAATTTTATCGTTAATGAAGATAGACACATAAATAGAAAAAACATTTAATAGAGATAGAGTATAACCTAGACATAAATAAGGATAAAGTTAATCAAATACTcttcctaattaatatttcttaagagaCGTGTAAAACAACAGAGCGACAGATAGTTTTAAACAAAAGGATTACCTAGAATAAATTTATAACTTCAATCAAACGAAGCGCAAATTTAATCTCGAATTTATCTAAAATTATCAAATTAGGTGTTATTTTAATCCTACATCCCCAATGAAATAAGTTAGTCCAAACATTATAATCTTAAAATTATATTTCGAAATAATTTAATCCGCGAATCAAACGACGCGCCAAAGAAAAACTGAATCAGGAACAACATAAAGAATAAAATAACAAGGCGTCCCTCTCAAGAAATCGTCAAATGCCTTTCTCTTCTAAAGTTTTACCCGGTCTAAACCCCACGCCACCCCGACCCCCACCCCCTACCCCACGCACCCCACaagatatatacatacatacatacactatatatatatatatatatatatatatatatatatatatatataaccttgcACGTTCCTATAATAATCATACTACTAACTTGTTCTCTCATTTCACGTTTTctccttaggggtcgtttggtttaaggactcattagtcccgggattataatcccgggactaatttatcccatctattgggattattttataccatctaaaagatggtataaaataatcccagtataagtgggttaagaaggtataagctgggttatcccagcactaatttttataccatgtttggtacaaggtataaatttatcccagcactaatttataccttataccaaacatggtataaaaattagtgctgggataacccagcttataccttaaaccaaactaCCCCTTACAgttatatacttttttttttgtccataaTTTGAGATCCTTTCTTTACACAAAAGCAACTATAttcattttttcttctttctcatttttattcaaaaaattcatTATAGTTCTTTAAACCCCTTTGAATCATTTCTCTCATAGATAGAAGATCACAAGTTTATCTTGGTAAGTAAGTTTCTCTTTttaaatgtttgttaaagattcaatttttattggtatttttcagtttttttttctaATGGGTTGAGTGTTTGTGTTATATCTATTTAAGATTCTTTCTTTACACAAAAGTAACTaaatagagtttttttttttttgtttgctcaTTGTTATTCAAAAATTTCACTGTAGTTCTTGAAATACCTTCAAATTGTTAAACCCCTTTGAATCATTTCTCTCATAGAGGATTCcaagttagttttttttttcttttcttattacaGTTTGTTCAAGATTcaatttttatgttatattttttcaaatttttactAATGGGTTGATTGTTTTCTTGTTTTTTCAGGTATTTTGAAGTTCCCAAGTTTCTCTCATTTACAAGTTCAGcaagtaagttttttttttttttttttttcagtttgatCAAGATTCAATTTTTATGGATATTTCTTATAATTTTTGTTAATGGGATGATTGTTTTGTTGTTTTTAGGCATTTTGAAGATCCCAAGTTCTCTTATTGGTAATTTAGCTTCTGGGTTTTCTTCCATTTAGAGTTCAAcaagtaagttttttttttttttttttttttttttgcagtttgATGAAGATTCAATTTTTATGGATATTTTTTCAAATGCTTGCTAATTGGTGATTGTTTGTGTTTTTTTTAAGGCATTTTGAAGAACCCAAGTTTATTTTTGATAATTTAGCTTTTGGGTTTCTCCCATTTCAAGTTCAacaaattagtttttttttttaataacagtTTGATCAAGATTCAATTTTTATGGGATATTTTGGTAATGGTTGAATATCTGTGCTGTTTTTTAGGCATTTTGAAGAACCAaagatatttttaaaatttttttttttacatgaagaTTCAATTTTTATggatatttttcaaattttttgctAATGGTTTGAGTGTTTGTGTTGTTCTTTATTTAGGAATTGTGAAGAAAAATGTTGGGAGAACTCCTCACAAGCAGTTTAGTGTAAGTGATCTGTTTTTTTGTCTTTTTGTTTCTACTATTTTGCTTTGATGATTCCTTCTGTTTTTCTGTCTTTTGGATTTTTTTGGCTTTATTGCTTTTGGTTTGTTATTGTTTGTATGTGGGGTTTTCGTGTATTTATTGAACTTTGCTTTGTAAAATTTATTTGCAGATTGGTTCTTGGATATGCATATCCTGCTTTTGAATGTTATAAGACTATTGAGAAGAACAAAGTTAGTATTGAAGAACTCAGATTTTGGTGCCAATATTGGTAATAGCTTTATTCTTTTACTCTTTACTCTTATATCCTACTTTTCACTTTGTTTTTAATTTGATACAAATTTATTAAGAAACGAAAACATTTGAAATTTTTGGTCGATTTTAAACATGTCATAAAAGTTGTGTTGTTATTAAACCTTCTCATTAAGGAAATATCGAAACGCGCTATTTTCTTTTTCTGTAAGGGCATATTTGGACATATTTGTTTCTCCCGAAAAAAATAAATGCATGTTCAAACACAacctcaactttcaaataccatgtctcaacttcaacttcaaaaactcttttttcaaatttcaactaGTAAATTTATGTCCAAATGActgctaataaaaaaaaaaaaatagtgtcaaATAAAGTGTAACAGGTGAAATATTATTTTTAGTTTATCTTGGAGAGGAGGGGTTGTCAAGTGAGGATGGGATGGGGTGGGGTGGAGTGGGTGTGAGGGGTTGAACCATCAAAAAAGCAAAGGTGGCAAAAAGGGTATTGTAGAAATAATTGGTTTTGAGTAGTTTTTTGGCATGTTCAAGCTTTATTAGATTAATAAAAAATTGTCAAATTATTATAACTTTTAATCAAATGATTATTAAGGGGTTTTCCTTTGATAAACTTTAGGTCAACCAATGATAACCAAAAGTCTGTTCTTTAGTCCATAATTGACACAGAGTTGTTAGCAATTTACAACTTCCCATATGAAAAATGACATGTAGACAAAGCACTATGAGATTCTAGAAAGTAAATGATACATACTTTGGTGGTCTATTGGAACTTTATTCGTTGCTTGAGCTGGTGCTTTTTTACTTGTACCTTAAAATCCAATCTTGAAAAAATTTGAATAAGGTTGTAGGTGAACTGTTTCTTGATCTTTTTGGTCATCTAATAGTATATCTTTTGTCTTAGTTgggacttgatgatgatatccaCTTAAATCTTGATTAGTtcctaattgttttttttttccttgttcaGGATCATTGTTGCTTTGTTAAGAATATTTGAGAGCATTGGTGATGTATGCATGACATGGTATGAACTCAATAAACTTCTAGGCCTTCCATGTGATATATGAAATCTATGTTGCTGAAGACTCTAAAATGTAGCCGCATTTGAATCGGATCCTCTAAAAATACAATACCCGACGACATTTTTGAAGAATCCGAACAACCAACATAGCATGAAACAATGATTTGCATTCTATTAAGAAAAATTATAATCGAACTCACACTTGTTGGCCAGAAAACTCTCACCGGTACCATTAGACTGCACACATTTATGGACTGCAATTTGCATAATCTTCTTGGCCTTCCATCTCatacatgaaattaatgttaGACTCTTCAAAGATGACTTCCGCACCCGTGTTAGGTCCTTCAAAAATGCAGTACTTTTGGAAGGTCCGTTACACACCGGTCGACATTTATGAAGAGTTCGAGCATCATAGCAACAAACTAcgatttgtgtttttttttttttttttaaattaaactcaTATGCCCAAAAGACTCTCACCGGTATCACTAGACTGTAAACCTTGTGATCTGCATTTTGCATTTGACCTTCTATTTATGCTGTTATTTCAGGCTACCAATGTACAATGAGGCAAAATTGGCACTTATAATATACTTATGGTATCCAAAAACAAAGGGAACAGGATACATATATGAtacattactgaaaccatatgTATCAAAGCATGAACCAGATATTGACAGAGGTTTTCTAGAGTTCAGAGCAAGGGCATTTGACTTGGCCATTTATTACTGGCAAAATTGCACTGAATTGGGACAGGCAAAATTCTTTCAACTGCTTGATTATGTAGCTGCACCATCTAGAAGAAGTTCACAGCTCAGTTCTGAGGTACTTTTCTCATACATTATCTCCCTCCATTTAACTATTTAAATTCTTGGTCATCATATTTTCTTGATTTGGTGAATGTTTTGCATGTAGATTAGTCTATTTGAAAGTTTTTCTAGAGTTCTTCCTTGACTGTTTTAATTAACCCAAAATCTAGATTTCGAGAAAATAAAGGATTAAGAAAGTACACGTAACCGACCATCAAGGGATACAGTGAGATGGATAGAGAACCTTCCACTCTAGATAACCTTCCACTCTTAATTGGTCTCGAATTCCATACCTGCAGCTAGTGTTTAAACCAATATGTGTGTACTCATTTATATTTATTGTCACCTCAATTTATATTTCTTAAGGTCGACATACTTGGCTTGGTATAAACACTGCGTATCAATAAGTGTTTTATGTAAGGATTCGATCCCCAGAGTGAGAATTGAACCAATAGAAAAATGAAAACAAATTGATCGAAGGGTAAGAAGGTAGGTCGGGATGAATtagggaaacattaagaagtagCCAGTTTCCTGTCCCTATATTTGAAAAATAGTCACTATCTCGGAATTTTCAATATACATAAGGAAAACTCTAGGAGAGTGGCTACTTTAAAAGATAGGACCGAAATATGATCGCGTAGGCCTATTTCGCCTACGAATTCTGCATGGCCAATTCGCAGGATTGCTcttattttggggtggtatttaatttttgcccttcgttagAACCCCttagtttcgggttcgaacctccgtttagtaaaaaaaaaaatctcaaggaatctctgccttgcgaaattccttttttttttttaattttttttttaactgagctggggttcgaacccagaacctcggagtattagcgaaggacaaaaattaaagacctccaatttgagggccaaaaattaaagaccagcccaaaagaaggacaatccgcgcaaaaaaatgattccGTATTGAACTCC
Coding sequences:
- the LOC132625895 gene encoding putative HVA22-like protein g; its protein translation is MLGELLTSSLVLVLGYAYPAFECYKTIEKNKVSIEELRFWCQYWIIVALLRIFESIGDVCMTWLPMYNEAKLALIIYLWYPKTKGTGYIYDTLLKPYVSKHEPDIDRGFLEFRARAFDLAIYYWQNCTELGQAKFFQLLDYVAAPSRRSSQLSSEQRNGTDHSRRPPPPSAPPAPPSSSSSFGLFRRKKEPSDRRQPPPSPRSNRGQPPQSPRSYFAHGSIFNPSKPETVHVHPEDLYLDPDYLDS